The proteins below are encoded in one region of Enhydrobacter sp.:
- a CDS encoding AMP-binding protein translates to MRLIDYFDRGADLFPQRHCLHDGTRGWTYAEVRETTHRIANALLKAGLAPGAKAAVYSPNHAMAYAALMGIVRAGLIWAPVNARNAIEENLFILDNSDVEFLFYHSSFADYVARIREACPGIRTFVCIDDPAFAAWLARFEPAAPDLPDAPDDVAILISSGGTTGRPKGVQITNRAIETLNAIFWACMPVEAPPVHLMVAPMTHAAGVCSFPLLPYGGTNIFMGTSDPGAILAAIERHKVTHIYLPPTLIYILLAHPDIGKYDYSSLRNLVYASAPMSVDKLVEAMRVFGPVMTQTYGQAEAAMICTFLSPGDHAEALEGNKRHRLASCGKATPLMRVEVMDDEGRLLPRGERGEIVVRGGLVMKGYYKNPQATAEVSAFGWHHTGDIGTIDEDGFVYIVDRKKDMIITGGFNVFPSEVEQVLWGHPAVQDCAVIGVPDDKWGEAVKAVVELKPGATVEAAELVALAREKLGGVKAPKSVDFVAALPRSPVGKVLKKDLRATYWAGRERKI, encoded by the coding sequence ATGCGCCTGATCGACTATTTCGACCGCGGCGCCGACCTCTTCCCCCAGCGCCATTGCCTTCATGACGGCACGCGCGGCTGGACCTATGCCGAGGTGCGCGAGACGACGCATCGCATCGCCAACGCACTCCTGAAGGCGGGTCTTGCGCCCGGCGCCAAGGCTGCCGTGTACAGCCCCAATCACGCCATGGCCTATGCCGCCCTGATGGGTATCGTGCGCGCCGGCCTCATCTGGGCGCCGGTCAATGCGCGCAATGCAATCGAGGAGAACCTCTTCATCCTCGACAATAGCGACGTCGAGTTCCTGTTCTATCACTCGAGCTTCGCGGACTACGTGGCGCGCATCCGCGAGGCCTGCCCCGGCATCAGGACGTTCGTCTGCATCGACGATCCGGCATTCGCGGCATGGCTCGCCCGCTTCGAGCCGGCGGCGCCGGATCTCCCCGATGCGCCCGATGACGTCGCGATCCTGATCAGCTCGGGCGGCACGACCGGCAGGCCCAAGGGGGTGCAGATCACCAACCGGGCCATCGAGACGCTGAACGCGATCTTCTGGGCCTGCATGCCGGTGGAGGCGCCACCGGTTCACCTGATGGTGGCGCCGATGACCCATGCGGCGGGCGTCTGCTCCTTTCCGCTGCTGCCCTACGGCGGCACCAACATCTTCATGGGAACGTCCGATCCCGGGGCGATCCTCGCCGCGATCGAGAGGCACAAGGTCACGCATATCTATTTGCCGCCGACCCTGATCTACATTCTTCTCGCCCATCCCGACATCGGCAAATACGACTACAGCTCGCTGCGGAACCTCGTCTACGCTTCCGCGCCCATGTCGGTCGACAAGCTCGTCGAGGCGATGCGCGTGTTCGGGCCGGTGATGACCCAGACCTACGGTCAGGCCGAGGCGGCGATGATCTGCACCTTCCTCTCGCCAGGAGATCACGCCGAGGCGCTCGAGGGCAACAAGCGGCATCGGCTCGCAAGCTGCGGCAAGGCCACGCCCCTGATGCGTGTGGAGGTGATGGACGACGAGGGCCGCCTGCTGCCGCGCGGCGAGCGCGGCGAGATCGTGGTGCGCGGCGGCCTGGTGATGAAGGGCTACTACAAGAACCCGCAGGCGACGGCCGAGGTCTCGGCCTTCGGCTGGCACCATACGGGCGACATCGGCACGATCGACGAGGACGGCTTCGTCTACATTGTCGATCGCAAGAAGGACATGATCATCACGGGCGGCTTCAACGTCTTCCCGAGCGAGGTCGAGCAGGTGCTGTGGGGCCATCCCGCCGTGCAGGACTGCGCCGTGATCGGCGTGCCCGACGACAAGTGGGGCGAGGCGGTGAAGGCGGTGGTCGAGCTGAAACCCGGCGCGACGGTCGAGGCGGCGGAGCTGGTCGCTCTCGCCCGCGAGAAGCTGGGCGGCGTGAAGGCGCCCAAATCGGTCGACTTCGTCGCCGCCCTGCCGCGCAGTCCGGTCGGCAAGGTGCTGAAGAAGGATCTGCGCGCGACCTACTGGGCCGGCCGCGAACGGAAGATCTGA
- a CDS encoding alpha/beta fold hydrolase produces the protein MNERTDGRHETTSGPFFATNFFVWPFIAAAAAGDTLAAQAGEMARALSWSPPASPRPARLDWCSPNRVRLELSTMDLRDFSTAEATREVPVLVCAPFALHCATIADLAPGHSLVETLARHGCRRLFLTDWRSATAEMRFLTIDSYLAELNVAIDEVGAPVDLVGLCQGGWMALVYAARFPNKVRKLVLAGAPIDIAAAASRLSVAAQNLPLSVFDQLTRLGDGRLQGRHALELWEPALQSDEVAAALQVAPGELSRRPMLRDRFALWSASTLDLPGAFYHQSVLWLFKENRLAQGRFVALGRQIDLGAVRHPLFLLAAQGDRVAPTEQLMAVRRLVGTRPHDIESVVEPGNHLSLFVGAITLRGAWSRAARWLAASSAATSLAA, from the coding sequence ATGAACGAGCGCACCGATGGTCGTCATGAGACGACGTCCGGACCTTTCTTCGCGACCAATTTCTTCGTCTGGCCCTTCATCGCCGCGGCCGCGGCCGGCGATACGCTGGCAGCGCAGGCCGGCGAGATGGCTCGTGCCCTGAGCTGGTCGCCGCCGGCATCGCCTCGACCGGCGCGGCTCGATTGGTGTTCGCCGAACCGGGTGCGGCTCGAGCTGTCGACCATGGACCTGCGCGACTTCTCGACGGCCGAGGCGACACGGGAGGTCCCCGTCCTGGTCTGCGCGCCGTTCGCCCTGCACTGCGCCACCATCGCCGATCTGGCGCCGGGTCACAGCCTCGTCGAGACGCTGGCCCGCCATGGCTGCCGCCGCCTCTTCCTCACCGACTGGCGTTCGGCGACGGCGGAGATGCGGTTCCTGACCATCGACAGCTATCTGGCAGAGCTCAATGTCGCGATCGACGAGGTCGGGGCGCCGGTCGATCTGGTCGGCCTCTGCCAGGGCGGATGGATGGCGCTCGTCTATGCCGCGCGTTTTCCGAACAAGGTGCGCAAGCTGGTGCTGGCGGGCGCGCCCATCGACATCGCAGCCGCCGCATCGCGCCTCTCGGTGGCTGCCCAAAACCTGCCGTTGAGCGTGTTCGACCAACTCACGCGGCTGGGTGACGGCCGCCTGCAGGGCCGACATGCGCTCGAACTGTGGGAGCCGGCCCTGCAAAGCGACGAGGTGGCCGCAGCGTTGCAGGTTGCCCCCGGCGAACTGAGCCGCCGGCCGATGCTGCGGGATCGGTTCGCCCTCTGGTCGGCCTCGACTCTCGATCTGCCCGGCGCCTTCTATCATCAGTCGGTGCTGTGGCTGTTCAAGGAGAATCGCCTGGCTCAGGGCCGGTTCGTCGCCCTCGGACGCCAGATCGATCTGGGCGCGGTCCGCCATCCGCTCTTCCTGCTGGCCGCGCAGGGCGATCGGGTCGCGCCCACGGAACAGCTCATGGCGGTGCGACGGCTGGTCGGCACGAGGCCGCACGATATCGAAAGCGTGGTCGAGCCCGGCAATCACCTGAGCCTGTTCGTCGGTGCCATAACCCTGCGCGGCGCATGGAGCCGCGCCGCCCGTTGGCTTGCCGCGTCGTCGGCGGCGACCAGCCTCGCCGCCTGA
- a CDS encoding GNAT family N-acetyltransferase has protein sequence MGSLIVRASTEADVARCAEIYRHHVLHGTASFEVEPPDLAEMKRRRAAVLDLGLPYLVAERAGRVLGYAYAGNWRPRPAYKFSVEDSIYIDKDAVGQGVGRALLPVLIEQCTALGKRQMVAVIGDSAQTPSIRLHEACGFEMVGTLKNIGFKFGRWLDSVLMQRALGSGDTPAPEGN, from the coding sequence GTGGGCAGTCTGATTGTGCGAGCCTCGACCGAGGCGGATGTGGCGCGTTGCGCGGAGATCTACCGTCATCACGTCTTGCATGGCACCGCCTCGTTCGAGGTCGAGCCGCCGGACCTCGCCGAGATGAAGCGCCGGCGGGCAGCCGTGCTCGACCTCGGCCTGCCTTATCTCGTGGCCGAACGCGCGGGCCGGGTCCTGGGCTATGCCTATGCAGGCAACTGGCGGCCGCGGCCCGCCTACAAGTTCTCGGTCGAGGACTCGATCTACATCGACAAGGATGCGGTGGGCCAAGGCGTCGGCCGGGCGCTCCTGCCGGTGCTGATCGAGCAATGCACCGCGCTCGGCAAGCGCCAGATGGTGGCGGTGATCGGCGATTCGGCCCAGACGCCGTCGATCCGTCTCCACGAGGCGTGCGGCTTCGAGATGGTCGGCACCCTGAAGAATATCGGCTTCAAGTTCGGCCGCTGGCTGGACAGCGTTCTGATGCAGCGGGCTCTGGGATCGGGCGACACGCCCGCGCCGGAAGGGAACTGA
- a CDS encoding YkvA family protein, which translates to MAAPLAKRAAKANLGSMTDLIRLERDEKRVRESFWRKARRTLGKVPFTEDAVAAFYCATDSATPLPIRATLFGALAYFVLPFDIIPDFIAGLGYSDDAAVLLAAVTAAAAHMTDTHRQKARAWLLKEQSVAPV; encoded by the coding sequence ATGGCCGCGCCCCTTGCCAAGCGGGCGGCGAAAGCCAACCTTGGCTCCATGACCGACCTCATCCGACTCGAAAGGGACGAGAAGCGGGTTCGCGAAAGCTTCTGGCGAAAGGCGCGCCGCACGCTCGGCAAGGTGCCCTTCACGGAGGATGCGGTCGCGGCCTTCTATTGCGCCACCGATTCGGCGACGCCGCTCCCGATCCGCGCCACGCTGTTCGGCGCGCTGGCCTATTTCGTGCTGCCGTTCGACATCATTCCCGACTTCATCGCCGGCCTCGGCTATTCCGACGATGCGGCGGTCCTGCTGGCGGCCGTCACGGCCGCCGCCGCGCACATGACCGACACGCACCGGCAGAAGGCGCGGGCCTGGCTCCTCAAGGAGCAGAGCGTGGCGCCGGTATAG
- a CDS encoding SDR family NAD(P)-dependent oxidoreductase produces the protein MNVKGQAAIVTGGASGLGGATASALAAAGAKVAIFDVQDELGEKKAKEIGGLYVKTNVADAANTEASVKTVVEKLGAPRVVVNCAGIGRAARTISKSGPHDLGMFSQVIQVNLIGTFNVIRLASWAMSQAEPMEDGERGVIVNTASVAAFDGQIGQAAYSASKGGVVGMTLPIARDLSSLGIRVCTIAPGLFLTPMMMGLSAEAQKSLGAQVPFPPRLGDPKEYAQLAMQIVENRMLNGETIRLDGAIRMAPK, from the coding sequence ATGAACGTGAAGGGGCAAGCCGCGATCGTCACCGGCGGCGCATCGGGCCTGGGCGGCGCCACGGCGTCGGCGCTGGCGGCGGCGGGCGCCAAGGTCGCGATCTTCGACGTGCAGGACGAGCTCGGCGAGAAGAAGGCCAAGGAGATCGGCGGTCTCTACGTCAAGACCAACGTGGCCGATGCGGCCAACACGGAGGCGTCGGTCAAGACGGTGGTCGAGAAGCTCGGTGCGCCGCGCGTCGTCGTGAACTGCGCCGGCATCGGCCGCGCCGCCCGCACCATCTCCAAGAGTGGTCCGCACGACCTCGGTATGTTCAGCCAGGTGATCCAGGTCAACCTGATCGGCACCTTCAACGTCATCCGCCTCGCCTCGTGGGCGATGAGCCAGGCCGAGCCGATGGAGGACGGCGAGCGGGGCGTCATCGTCAACACGGCGTCGGTGGCGGCCTTCGACGGCCAGATCGGCCAGGCGGCCTACTCGGCATCGAAGGGCGGCGTGGTCGGCATGACCCTGCCGATCGCGCGCGATCTTTCGAGCCTGGGCATCCGGGTCTGCACCATCGCGCCCGGCCTCTTCCTGACACCGATGATGATGGGGCTTTCGGCCGAGGCGCAGAAGAGTCTCGGCGCGCAGGTGCCGTTCCCGCCGCGGCTGGGCGATCCCAAGGAGTACGCGCAGCTCGCGATGCAGATCGTCGAGAATCGCATGCTGAACGGGGAGACCATTCGTCTCGACGGCGCGATCCGCATGGCGCCGAAGTGA
- the chrA gene encoding chromate efflux transporter has product MGAATKARRARLSELVRYFLRLGVLGFGGPVALVGQMERELVADRGWLAKEQMREAIAICQSLPGPLAIQVGIYISYLRGGFWGAWAGGWAFILPNFLIVAALGALYVQLGDLQPVTAIFYGVSPAVIALILHSCWRLTRLGMEDWLQWAIAAVCLVVTILLKSEVALLFIGAGIVGILWYGSLFRRPPAATLMGLAPLGVPAVVTLAPAASPSALVKLLLFFLKAGALTFGSGLVIVPFLEQGLVQQYGWLDERQFLIAVAIGMISPGPVVITATFVGYLVGGFWGSLVSTVGIFLPSFLLVLIAAPMLARHRGNVNVQGFVKGAYAAAIGTILGACVLLGQIAIGDWLTAVVGLLSLAALFRWKVNNPLLIAVTAVVGLVAFPLLHPSWVMVK; this is encoded by the coding sequence ATGGGCGCGGCGACCAAAGCGCGGCGTGCCCGTCTGAGCGAGCTCGTGCGCTACTTCCTGCGTCTGGGCGTGCTGGGATTCGGCGGCCCCGTGGCCCTGGTCGGGCAGATGGAACGCGAGCTGGTTGCCGACCGCGGCTGGCTCGCGAAGGAGCAGATGCGCGAGGCGATCGCGATCTGCCAGTCGCTGCCGGGCCCGCTGGCGATCCAGGTCGGCATCTACATCTCCTACCTGCGCGGCGGCTTCTGGGGCGCGTGGGCCGGCGGCTGGGCCTTCATCCTGCCCAACTTCCTGATCGTGGCGGCGCTCGGCGCCCTCTACGTCCAGCTCGGCGATCTGCAGCCGGTGACCGCGATCTTCTATGGCGTAAGCCCCGCGGTCATTGCCCTGATCCTGCACTCCTGCTGGCGCCTGACGAGACTTGGCATGGAGGACTGGCTGCAATGGGCGATCGCCGCGGTCTGCCTTGTCGTCACCATCCTCCTGAAATCGGAGGTGGCGCTGCTGTTCATTGGCGCCGGCATCGTGGGCATCCTCTGGTATGGCAGCCTGTTCAGGCGCCCGCCCGCCGCGACGCTGATGGGCCTTGCGCCGTTGGGCGTGCCCGCCGTGGTGACGCTTGCGCCGGCGGCCAGCCCTTCCGCTCTCGTCAAGCTTCTTCTGTTCTTCCTCAAGGCCGGCGCGCTCACCTTCGGCAGCGGCCTGGTGATCGTGCCCTTCCTCGAGCAGGGGCTGGTCCAGCAATATGGCTGGCTCGACGAGCGGCAGTTCCTGATCGCCGTGGCCATCGGCATGATCAGCCCCGGTCCGGTCGTGATCACGGCGACCTTCGTCGGCTATCTCGTCGGCGGCTTCTGGGGCTCGCTCGTGTCGACGGTCGGCATTTTCCTGCCGTCCTTCCTGCTTGTGCTGATCGCGGCGCCGATGCTCGCCCGTCATCGCGGCAACGTCAATGTCCAGGGCTTCGTGAAGGGCGCCTATGCGGCCGCCATCGGCACCATCCTCGGCGCCTGCGTGCTGTTGGGGCAGATCGCCATCGGCGATTGGCTCACGGCCGTGGTCGGGCTTCTGTCCCTGGCCGCGCTGTTCCGCTGGAAGGTCAACAACCCGCTGCTGATCGCCGTGACGGCGGTGGTGGGGCTCGTGGCCTTTCCGCTGCTCCATCCCTCGTGGGTCATGGTGAAATGA
- a CDS encoding outer-membrane lipoprotein carrier protein LolA has translation MRSVLAGLLALLALVPVVSSAQAQVGVPEIENYINSIRTLEARFVQSNPNGSILQGTLYVRRPGRMRFQYDPPSQLKIVADGTQVTMWDPATHDFGQWPIGWTAASFLVKEPLKLSGDLTVQALNRNADGLIEATIVQTRKPQEGKVVVRFAENPMTLRGWSIIDNRGNKVDVALTQVRTGVQLADSLFRYDGPDAGQILNGNRH, from the coding sequence ATGCGTTCCGTCCTCGCGGGCCTGCTGGCCCTTCTCGCCTTGGTTCCCGTCGTCTCCAGCGCCCAGGCGCAGGTGGGCGTTCCGGAAATCGAGAACTACATCAACTCGATCCGCACGCTGGAGGCGCGCTTCGTGCAGAGCAACCCCAACGGCTCGATCCTGCAGGGCACGCTCTATGTCCGCCGCCCCGGCCGCATGCGCTTCCAGTACGATCCGCCGTCGCAGCTCAAGATCGTGGCCGACGGGACGCAGGTGACGATGTGGGACCCGGCCACGCACGACTTCGGCCAGTGGCCGATCGGCTGGACCGCGGCCTCGTTCCTGGTGAAGGAGCCGCTGAAGCTTTCCGGCGATCTCACCGTGCAGGCGCTGAACCGCAACGCCGACGGCCTGATCGAGGCCACGATCGTGCAGACGCGCAAGCCGCAGGAAGGCAAGGTGGTGGTCCGCTTTGCGGAAAATCCCATGACGTTGCGCGGCTGGTCGATCATCGACAATCGCGGCAACAAGGTCGACGTGGCGCTGACGCAGGTGCGGACCGGCGTGCAGCTCGCCGATTCGCTTTTCAGGTACGACGGCCCGGACGCCGGGCAGATTCTCAACGGCAATCGCCACTGA
- a CDS encoding sulfurtransferase/chromate resistance protein has product MPSTNAISVDKLSRLIGRPDTPALIDVCTEKDFTANPHLVPGAVRRPWDAVAAWGPEFVAAGKPAVVICTRGLKLSHGVAAWLRHEGIAADILEGGIVSWQAAKLPVVRADKLPKRDARGRTVWVTRSRPKVDRIACPWLIRRFVDPGAVFLFVTPSEVMDVADRFGATPFDIDRPDVYWSHRGPRCTFDVMLEEFGLETEPLKHLALIVRGADTGRPELAPESAGLLAASLGLSRMFPDDLAQLEAGMTLYDSFYRWCRDAVDEGHDWPPTARKKA; this is encoded by the coding sequence ATGCCTTCGACGAACGCGATTTCCGTTGACAAGCTTTCCCGTCTGATCGGCCGTCCCGACACGCCGGCCCTGATCGACGTGTGCACCGAAAAGGATTTCACCGCCAATCCGCATCTCGTCCCCGGCGCGGTGCGTCGGCCGTGGGACGCCGTGGCGGCCTGGGGGCCGGAATTTGTCGCCGCCGGCAAGCCAGCCGTGGTGATCTGCACCAGGGGACTGAAGCTCAGCCACGGCGTCGCCGCCTGGCTGCGCCACGAAGGCATTGCCGCCGATATTCTCGAAGGCGGCATCGTAAGCTGGCAGGCAGCGAAGCTGCCGGTGGTACGTGCCGACAAGCTGCCCAAGCGCGACGCGCGCGGCCGCACCGTCTGGGTGACGCGCTCGCGGCCCAAGGTCGACCGCATCGCCTGTCCGTGGCTGATCCGGCGCTTCGTCGATCCAGGTGCCGTGTTCCTGTTCGTGACCCCGTCGGAAGTGATGGATGTCGCCGATCGCTTCGGCGCCACGCCGTTCGATATCGACCGGCCCGACGTCTACTGGAGCCATCGCGGCCCCAGATGCACTTTCGACGTCATGCTCGAGGAGTTCGGGCTGGAGACCGAGCCGTTGAAGCATTTGGCCCTCATCGTGCGCGGCGCCGACACCGGCCGGCCCGAGCTGGCGCCCGAGTCGGCCGGTCTGCTGGCGGCCTCGCTCGGCCTGTCGCGCATGTTTCCGGACGACCTCGCCCAGCTCGAGGCCGGCATGACGCTCTACGATTCCTTCTACCGATGGTGCCGAGACGCCGTCGACGAAGGCCACGACTGGCCGCCGACCGCGCGCAAGAAGGCATAG
- a CDS encoding LLM class flavin-dependent oxidoreductase, which produces MHVGMAAVFQNTGRTISDRQVYLNELALADLAEPLGFESIWSVEHHFTDYTMCPDVVQFLSYMAGRTKDIRLGSMVVVLPWHDPMRVAEQISMLDHLSGGRMILGLGRGAGKVEFDGFRLDMGDSREMFVEHGEALLKGLETGVMEYQGRHYRQPPAAIRPAPFKSFRGRTYAAAVSPESARIMARLGVGLLIIPQKPWREVEKELVEYGTLYREINGCGAPQPISAGWTFVDESAERAREMAMKYIGGYYRSVLDHYQFAGEHMKSQRGYEYYAKMNEKLAVYGDRKVIEFFADLQVYGTPEQAYDKIMAIHRQTRNSGYVGVFSYAGMPHEEAARNVRLFARTVMPELKRFDAGAPIDRSELLPDHRLAIAAE; this is translated from the coding sequence ATGCACGTCGGAATGGCCGCCGTCTTCCAGAACACCGGTCGCACGATCTCGGATCGACAGGTCTATCTCAACGAGCTTGCGCTCGCCGATCTGGCCGAGCCGCTGGGCTTCGAGTCGATCTGGTCGGTGGAGCATCATTTCACCGACTACACGATGTGCCCCGACGTGGTGCAGTTCCTGTCGTACATGGCCGGCCGCACGAAGGATATCCGGCTCGGCTCGATGGTGGTGGTGCTGCCCTGGCACGATCCGATGCGGGTGGCCGAGCAGATCTCCATGCTCGACCATCTGTCGGGCGGCCGCATGATCCTGGGGCTGGGTCGCGGCGCGGGCAAGGTCGAGTTCGACGGCTTCCGCCTCGACATGGGCGACAGCCGGGAGATGTTCGTCGAGCATGGCGAGGCACTCCTGAAGGGCCTCGAGACCGGCGTGATGGAATACCAGGGCAGGCACTACCGGCAGCCGCCGGCGGCCATTCGCCCTGCGCCGTTCAAGTCATTCCGCGGCCGGACCTACGCTGCCGCCGTGAGCCCGGAGAGCGCGCGCATCATGGCTCGGCTCGGCGTGGGGCTCCTGATCATTCCGCAAAAGCCGTGGCGCGAGGTCGAGAAGGAGCTCGTCGAGTACGGCACGCTCTATCGCGAGATCAACGGCTGCGGCGCGCCGCAGCCGATCTCGGCCGGCTGGACTTTCGTCGACGAGAGCGCCGAGCGGGCGCGCGAGATGGCGATGAAATATATCGGCGGCTACTACCGCAGCGTGCTCGACCACTACCAGTTCGCCGGCGAGCACATGAAGAGCCAGCGCGGCTACGAATACTACGCCAAGATGAACGAGAAGCTCGCCGTCTACGGCGACCGGAAGGTGATCGAGTTCTTCGCCGACCTGCAGGTCTACGGCACCCCCGAGCAGGCGTACGACAAGATCATGGCGATCCATCGCCAGACCAGGAACTCGGGCTATGTCGGGGTCTTCTCCTACGCCGGCATGCCGCATGAGGAGGCGGCCCGCAACGTGCGCCTGTTCGCGCGCACGGTCATGCCCGAACTCAAGAGGTTCGATGCCGGCGCACCGATCGACCGGTCGGAGCTGCTTCCCGACCATCGACTGGCCATCGCGGCTGAATGA
- a CDS encoding DMT family transporter produces MKLGAATFRRLPPNVQGALWLVSGGFIFTTNGAMIRLLSAEIEGVQTAFFRAFFSVLLLAPMMLTGRVQPWRSERIQGHFWRTFMGTVSMVLGFYAVSMLPLADATALAFSQPLFSVVLAAAVLREKVRWRRWSATIIGFAGVLVMARPGSGSLQPGAIVAILNALAVGVSILLVRRLSDTEPPIMILTQFAIFSTLLLALPAIWFWRWPSAYGWALAVGVSVTATLGQYFWVQAFAVGEMSAVAPFDYLRLPFAVFVGWLVWGEMPVIWTYVGASIVIGSALYIAYRESQLVRERRATARGAIPAPRSAP; encoded by the coding sequence GTGAAGCTCGGGGCCGCCACCTTCAGACGCCTGCCGCCGAACGTGCAGGGGGCTCTGTGGCTGGTGAGCGGCGGATTCATCTTCACCACCAACGGCGCGATGATCCGCCTGCTCTCGGCCGAGATCGAGGGCGTGCAGACCGCCTTCTTCCGTGCCTTCTTCTCGGTCCTGCTGCTCGCGCCGATGATGCTGACCGGCCGCGTGCAGCCGTGGCGCAGCGAGCGCATCCAGGGCCATTTCTGGCGCACGTTCATGGGCACCGTCTCGATGGTGCTGGGCTTCTATGCCGTGTCGATGCTGCCGCTTGCCGACGCGACGGCGCTCGCCTTCTCGCAGCCGCTTTTCTCCGTCGTGCTCGCCGCCGCCGTGCTGCGCGAGAAGGTGCGCTGGCGACGCTGGAGCGCGACGATCATCGGCTTCGCGGGCGTGCTGGTGATGGCGCGGCCGGGCAGCGGCAGCCTGCAGCCGGGTGCGATCGTGGCGATCCTGAACGCGCTGGCGGTCGGCGTCTCGATCCTGCTGGTGCGGCGGCTCTCCGACACCGAGCCGCCGATCATGATCCTGACGCAGTTCGCCATCTTCTCGACGCTGCTGCTGGCGCTGCCCGCGATCTGGTTCTGGCGCTGGCCGTCGGCCTATGGCTGGGCCCTGGCGGTCGGGGTCTCGGTCACGGCCACGCTGGGCCAGTATTTCTGGGTGCAGGCCTTCGCCGTCGGCGAGATGTCGGCCGTGGCGCCCTTCGACTATCTCCGCCTGCCCTTCGCCGTGTTCGTCGGCTGGCTGGTCTGGGGCGAGATGCCGGTGATCTGGACCTATGTCGGCGCCTCGATCGTGATCGGCTCGGCGCTCTACATCGCCTACCGCGAGAGCCAGCTCGTGCGCGAGCGGCGCGCGACCGCGCGCGGGGCTATACCGGCGCCACGCTCTGCTCCTTGA
- a CDS encoding DUF3297 family protein, giving the protein MTETSTLPDRLSTNPRSPFYDEALLQKGVGIRFDGQEKTNVEEYCVSEGWIRVAVGKTVDRKGNPLTVKLTGKVEPYLQK; this is encoded by the coding sequence ATGACCGAGACCAGTACGCTGCCCGACCGCTTGTCCACCAATCCCCGAAGTCCGTTCTACGACGAGGCGCTGCTGCAAAAGGGCGTCGGCATCCGGTTCGACGGCCAGGAGAAGACCAACGTCGAGGAATACTGCGTGAGCGAGGGCTGGATCCGCGTTGCGGTCGGCAAGACCGTCGATCGCAAGGGCAACCCGCTCACCGTCAAGCTGACCGGCAAGGTCGAGCCCTATCTCCAGAAGTAA
- a CDS encoding Fe-Mn family superoxide dismutase — MEYTPKKLPFDPAKVNGFSEKLLVSHYENNYGGAVKRLNAITAQLAGLDMATAPVFVVNGLKREELIAANSMILHELYFDSLNGGGEPAGTLAETIDRDFGSLARWKVEFAAMGRALGGGSGWVLLCYSPRDRRLINTWAADHTMTLAGGRPVLALDMYEHAYHMDHGAKAAAYVELFMKGIRWSNAATLFERYSKEA; from the coding sequence ATGGAATACACGCCGAAGAAGCTGCCGTTCGATCCGGCGAAGGTGAATGGCTTCTCCGAAAAGCTTCTGGTGAGCCATTACGAGAACAACTACGGCGGTGCGGTGAAGCGGCTGAACGCCATCACCGCGCAGCTCGCCGGTCTCGACATGGCGACGGCACCCGTTTTCGTCGTGAACGGGTTGAAGCGCGAGGAGCTGATCGCGGCCAACTCCATGATCCTCCACGAGCTCTACTTCGACAGCCTGAATGGCGGAGGCGAGCCGGCAGGAACCCTCGCCGAAACGATCGACCGCGACTTCGGCTCGCTCGCGCGTTGGAAGGTCGAGTTCGCGGCGATGGGCAGGGCCTTGGGAGGCGGCTCGGGCTGGGTGCTGCTCTGCTATTCGCCGCGCGACCGGCGCCTGATCAACACCTGGGCCGCCGACCACACGATGACGCTCGCCGGCGGACGGCCGGTCCTGGCGCTCGATATGTACGAGCATGCCTATCACATGGATCACGGCGCCAAGGCCGCGGCGTATGTCGAGCTCTTCATGAAGGGTATCCGCTGGAGCAATGCCGCGACATTGTTCGAGCGCTACTCGAAGGAAGCGTGA